Proteins encoded in a region of the Benincasa hispida cultivar B227 chromosome 2, ASM972705v1, whole genome shotgun sequence genome:
- the LOC120071046 gene encoding uncharacterized protein LOC120071046, translating to MASLLSPSTPPSAIHLRPKVNLLNFSFVPTNPSLKNYGKIGRTGGYGYHGSCFTTRAKGGIEQDVIEKDKEPIEIDVENDYGAVGVHHVGVLCENLERSLHFYLNILGLKINEARPHDKLPYRGAWLWVGAEMIHLMELPNPDPLSGRPEHGGRDRHTCIGIRDVSKLKVILDKAGIPYTLSKSGRPAIFTRDPDANALEFTQVDG from the exons ATGGCGTCCCTTCTCAGCCCATCAACGCCGCCATCCGCCATTCACCTGAGACCAAAG GTGAATCTTCTCAATTTCAGTTTTGTACCTACAAACCCTTCATTAAAAAATTATGGGAAAATTGGAAGGACTGGTGGTTATGGTTATCATGGAAGTTGCTTTACAACAAGAGCCAAGGGAGGTATTGAACAAGATGTGATTGAGAAAGATAAAGAGCCAATTGAAATTGATGTCGAGAATG ATTATGGAGCAGTTGGCGTTCACCACGTCGGAGTACTTTGTGAGAATCTTGAGAGGTCACTTCATTTTTATCTAAACATTCTAG GTCTTAAAATAAACGAAGCGAGGCCACACGATAAGCTTCCTTATAGAGGTGCTTGGTTGTGGGTGGGTGCTGAGATGATTCATTTGATGGAACTTCCAAACCCTGATCCTTTATCTGGACGACCTGAACACGGAGGCCGCGATCGTCATACTTGTATCGGAATTAGGGACGTGTCGAAGTTGAAAGTGATCCTTGATAAAGCTG GTATTCCCTATACGCTTAGCAAGTCAGGAAGGCCAGCAATTTTTACAAGAGATCCAGATGCAAATGCGTTAGAATTTACTCAAGTGGATGGCTGA